The DNA sequence TCTTTGTGCTTCTTTTTGGTCGATGtgcttccttctttttttttgtacttCCTTCAAATGCACCAAAATTGGATTAAATTGGGCCAAAACTGACCATCAAATTGTGAGTATCTGCTTTTTTAGTGAGGTAGGAGATAACTATGATGCGTATTCATCTCATGTGTGTATACATGCATGATATATACGCATTTTTGTAACTTGccaatttttcattttttttatgaaatgtctacttttgtatgttttttttcatctttttaaaCTATTATTTTCTTCTAAACTTTAGACAActtcaacaaacatatcaaggtatcgactgaaataaaagtaaaattaatttaacaattttaaaagattaaaaagcATGTTTCAATCAATTAAGTACAACCagaaaaattcacaaaattatGCATTTACAAAAAATAAGTGCAAGTTAATAAATTTCACTATTTTCAATCCAAAAATCATCACGAAAAATGAATTTATCAATTCTTCCACATTTAGACAAAATAATATCCTCATGCTATACATTAATGAagatgaaattaaagaaagtcAACACTCATTAGGTGAAAGCTACCTAACTCTTAACAATTACTCTACCTAATTTTATTGAGTTCTATCTACTTCTATATACtttgttaaaataaattaattcttataaatatatatgagcATAGAGGgataaaattctaaattattttttctattctcTCTTAATATCAATTCAATACATGCATAGAAAAAAAATCTAGATCCTATTTTTCACATTCATCCAattataactaaaaataaaaatatatatatatatatatatatatatatatatataggtagGCGGCTTATCAATTTTGCCTTATCATTAAGTTTTTTCGGTGCCATCTTATATGGTGCTAAAGTAGGCGACTTTTCTTCTAACTCCAATTTAATTTTGTGATCTAGCTTCCTCCTAGGTGGTCGCTGCTTTGAAAAAATCTTTAAAGACTTTCTTAATTTCAAGAGAAAAATCTTCTCCTTCAAATATTGACTCTTCTTATAATAGAACCAAATTTGTCGTCTTTCCCTTCTTGAACCCTCTCTTGATTTGCATAATAAAAAGCATTAGTGATCCTCTAGCTTTAGTGATTCTAGGAACCATGCATGGAGACTCTTTCTCTATGACACATACTATGTCGTAGTACGGCATAGGTATTATATTTACCTTAATTTACAAATTTAGCCCGATgtctattttaaaatcattcttGAGTGTTACTGAAAAATTTATGAGGCCCTTTCACAAATCAAGAGTCATTTCAATCTATTTTGCTACTCATTTAAGAAGATTACCTTCATATTCACGGGTTTGACCCAACCAGTCCTGTTTGGTTATCTTAAACTCAAGTCTCTTTCTTTTATTAGGTGTGATGAAGTTATGTGTAGAACCAGTGTCGATCATAACCatgatgaattttttatttataaaggCCTTGACATACATCGAGTTTTTTTTCTACAGGGCCTAACTCTTTTCCTTTCAGATCATTCACGAGTTGGACAAATCCAACACATTCAATCACCTATGAGTGAGCCTCTCACTCCTTGACGATAGATGCTAAAGTCCTTAACTTGGGACATCCCTTCATTTGATGTGATCTCTTGCACATGAAATATCATTTTTTTACACGAaaacttcattttttttcatattcttTTTTTGAAGagtacttttcttttttcttggttAAGAAACTCTTTCCTTTATCTTTCTCACCTTTAGCAGAATTAGGTTTAAAAGAAGACCCGATGATATTTAGTGAGTGATTCGACCACCATGAAGGCTACATCAACATCCTTAATATTTCTTCTTTGTAATTCTTGCTTTGTCTAAGGTTGTAGCTtaacaatgaagaagaaaaataaatcttcTGATGCTAAGTTAGAAATTTGAAGCGTAAGAATAGTGAACTATTTTATGTAGTCACTAATTATGATCTTATGCTTTAACAACTTCTTCCTTGTTTTATAGGCCAcattcttagaaaaataatgatctttttaactctttttaaaatcctttgaTGTGGTTATGTTGcaagtattattttttattattagaaaggTATAGGACTGCAGTGTGTACATTtattggttattcaaccacttcttGACCTTTGAAGTGCCTCTACATTTTCTATAGGAAGTTCTCCATCTATTGAGCATAACTTATGTCTTTGAACTCATTTGGTTTTGGGAGATCAATCTTTGCTATCTCCCTTATAATTAGTCGATCAAGATTTTGCCTCTTTGAACCAAACTTGAACCTCCTCAAATAATTTCAAAGAATTTCCAAGCTTATCTTCTATTTAAAGCATACTTTCTTTGAAAGCATCTAGCTCTGCTAACATATGAGTCTCAAGAGTTTTCTAGTAATGTTATATCATTTGAAAGTACACATCTATAGAGGATAAACTATTCTCCAACAAAAAActctttcttttaaaaaatttgagtcCTTAACCTCTAGGCTTACTTGAAGAACgcatcttcttcctttttcattGAGAAAGAATAACATCCCTTCCCCTTTAAGTATCAACATGATCCATGGTCATACCAAAAGCCACACCTACGAACCATGTGTGCTCCCTTTAGAACATTACTCTGATACCAAAATTGTCACGGTCTTGAACACACTCCAACGCTATCATATTGTCACTTTGACTTATTCAACCTCTTGAGTTAAGACAAAATCAATCTGACCCTCAATATTTTACCAAAAAATCTGAGAACACAAGAGAAATAAAGTTTTGATAGAAAGAGCACTTCACTATTCAAGTGTTTGTTACAAATGACTCACACACTCAATACCAAAACTCTAACTTCTATTTATAAGCATTCATCTCCTTAATGGACGAACATGATTAAATCTAATCAACGATACAAATTGAATATCTAAAACTTTTATTACAAATATCTAACCTACTACATTTCTCTAAACACTTTTAGATTATTCTATACTTTTTACATACATCTACATTCTATTAGAATGCTCTATAACTTTTTAAGAGTCTTCTAAAATCTTCTACAATCTTCTAAAAcctttcaaattatttttaaacgTTCTAGAACTAtctaaaatttcaaatattccaaaatattataaaataccATTAAATATAACATCCTAAAATTTATCATGACACTTTGCTATCATATATCATTTACCTTTTATTTTTTAGTCATTAGTTAATATTTATGAAAATTGACTCACGAGATAAATAAACTACCATTTTAATTGTTCTAAATggatcaaaataaaaatttcgaTATCATTGTTATTACTTACGTGTCGATGACTCATTTTTTAAGAAGTACAGACACTTTTTAATTTGTTGTGTTTAAGTGTTTGCGTGCTGAATATATTTTGGACATGACACTTATTGACATTCGTTCGACACAAATGTCTTTTGTGTTCAActgtattttaataaaaaaaaataaattttttttctccaaATACACGTAAACACACCTAAATACCATTACGTGTCAGCGTGTCTAGTCTTATTGTTAATAAGTATTTTTgaaatgaatttaaaaatagtatatattattaattattaaaataaaaaatattttaaatactttatataatttaaaaaatattaaaaatatttaaataaaattactttatattttagtattaataaaatatcaaaatattattataatttatttaaaaataattttataagaattttaaatttgtttattcGCATATCTTATATCTTATAATGTCCTGTATCTGTATCACTATGATACTTCGAGGGCTTAGGGAGAAATATAGAAGttatattaaagaaaattataaaaaatgagtTCAATGAACATGTGCTCAAGTTTATCATATATATAGAATTCAAATGTTTCTCATAAACCTCTACCTTTTCTGTGATGGGAAAAAGATCCTCAAATAAAGTCATTTCTGGTAAATATTTATGCTGAAATTTGATAGAATACAGCTAAGCTCACGCGGAATCATTATTTGGGAAACGGCTAATTCCATATTTtgtgaattatattttttccttttctttgtaaTTATATTCCATGTTTCATGCAAAAGTCTAGGCTAAATTGTTTCTACTAGAATGCACCAAAAGGGTGCTTAGTCACCACACCACCACAACGGTAAAACGAATTAATATCGTCAAAATCTTTTAGTGGTAACCTAAATCTTCCTAAGTAATACTTCCTTAATTAACCCCAAACCCAAAAGATGAAAAGTAAAGAAATGACCGATAATTCTCTAATCAAGTGACAAATCGAATTAGAAAAGAAGTTTTCATAAGACTAAAATTTTCGTATTTTAACTTGTGATGAAGGAAACAAAAACCATTTGATTTGGCAACACTTTGAACCATAATGGACTAGTAGGAGAAACACATTGACAATGGAAAACTTAAAAGAAAACTTTCATAGcgttatttttcttattaatgtTCAATACAAGCTCTATGTACAATGGTGAAGAAAAAAGAACAACTGAAGAATTAAATTGCCAGCATCTAAGTCACTAATCAGATTGAACCTAGCTCCAGTCAAATCTTAAACACTGGAAAACTTTGCCAATTATCTACTTCATTTACAAAATGCTAATAATCAGAATTTTTTTTCCCGAAAGAGCCGTTATGTTCTGATAAATAAGAAATATTATCGTCACATTTCATTCAATCAGTATTACAATTTCTGTCAAAACTTTTGTTTTAACAACTATTAGACTTTAGAGTAATTTGATGACCTGTAAATTGGGATAATAAGAGGCTCCCATTAATCTAAATATCAAAGTTTTGTGTCACATTATAGAACTTAATtctctcatatttttttttcctttcaataACATGCGAATCACTGAGAAATCCGCTAACGAGAGAGAGAAGGGAAGCAACTACCAGTTCGAAGGAGAGAGGACGATGGTCCAACGGCATTGACAGGATGCATAGAGCCAACGGAGTTGGACCTGAGATGCCTCCGCGGGGAAGAGTCCATTCGCCGGAGAATGACGCGGCCGAGAGCGGAGATTGGATGCTCCGTTTCATGCAAAGAAGGCACCGACAACAGCGTTCTAAACTGCGTGCAGACCTTCATGTGGCGGTTAAGAGCTTCCTCCGTTGATATGTCCCTCTCTGACCTCATTGATTCTTCCTTCACTGCTTCAATGCATAACCCACACAGCCACCGACCTTGGTACCTAtattgatgtttttttttttcttttagtcaAATTCTATTGACTCCGATAATAACTCGtcgaaaatattatttttgtacgTACCTGTGGCGAAGGCGAGTGATGTATGCAGGGGTGCAGTCCTCACTGAAGCCGCACGAGTCGCATTTTACGCACTCGGTGTTCTCGGCTGGTGTCTGTGGTGGTGGCAGCGACGGCTGTGAAGGCGGCTGTAGAATGGTTTTCGGTGTGGGTGTGTGAGATTCGGAGCTTGATGGTGTGATTGCCATTTGCTTTTTAGATTGCAAATGTGCAATGATcgtaaaattaataaataatgatGATAACGTAGGAGAAGACAGATTTATTTATGCTGCCATCATGTGCTAATGAACTGTCTAAATTTCGATCAAACAATATTGGATTTTATTGAgtaaattattctttttattaaccgataatttatctataaatagattaaattaattttatttataataaatttgtCAACGTTCTAAATTTTATCGATAAAGTAATAGTTTACTTATTTTTCTATAAACACagcttttttctttcttctaaaTTTCGGTGAAAATAGTAGTTTATTTACTATTCCTTTTTTAAGCATTCAATGTATACCCTTTTTTAGCACTGATTTAATCTTGTACATCCTCTCCTGTTGGTTATTAGGGTTATTGTAGTCATCTTGTTACACTCATTATTTAAATATTCTTCAAGtccttaattaattttaatgatatAAAACTCTCTTATATTATCAATgtatactaattaattttaataatttaataataaaaatataatgttTAAGATAGTTactgattattattattattattattattattattattattattattattattattattaagtcaaattatagtttaatttacttttttcagataaagaaataaaattaattgaatttaaaatttaaaataaattataattacaaAGTCAACGATGAAggaatatatttttattattactaaTGTTCACCAATATTACTAattagataataaaataaaaaatttaaataatgaaATTCTTTCTAAATATGTAAAGAATAACtagtgaaaaaaattaattcattataTGAATCGTCTTTGAAGGTCAAATAATTCACATgatgttttcattatttatgaACTTTCTAATttgttaaatataaataatattaattacatagaaaaagatactattatcaaaaaaattttggaaattaataagatttaattattttgttaatccTTATAGTttcatcaattttttaattaagtctttgaaccaatattttttttttttgctttcaATTAGGTCCTTGAACCAATATTTTTCGGAGTATATACCAAATACGTCATTGAAAAATTTTACTCGGATGTTTTCATctccaaaaatttttattatattgagatccttgaattttacaaatatatatatatatatcttagtCAAGGTATGTTGTTTTTAATTGGACAAATAAGTTCTCAAAAGTGTGATGGAAGGacttatatgttatttttataaaattaaaagacctcaatgaaataaaaaaaaatttgtggaCAAAAACAACCGACGCAAAATTTCTTAGGAACCTATTTGGGTATATActctatttttttctaattaagTTCCTACCATGAGTAAAACGTTTggtttaacaaaatattctgtTTCTAATTTAAAGAttctcttatctttttttttttgaatcccTAATGGTCACTCTCATCCTATTTTCGTAAAGACAAAACTATCCCTCTTAATCTTTGTTCTCACACTTAGACGAAAACCCCTCCCCTTCACTCACTATTCCTTCATCCTTTTGTCGAGCACACCATATTTAGCTGAGCTCAACTCCACCAGTGTTACTAGAGAGTGTCGTTTCTCCGTTATCACTGCCAACATTGAAGGAGTTTCTGCTATTTCTAGGCAAGATATTGCTTATCCTTCTTATtcactaaaatatttttcttgttttctgcATGTGAGATTTTATTGGGTTATTTATTAGAACTTTTTGATTTCTGAAAATgcttgaataaaaaattatgttgttgcatttttttgtttattcatGTAGTAATGGGAGATTTAGGTTTCACCATTGAGATCCACCACGATGAAAAATTTGTTGATACCGACACGGATTAGAGTATTTAGGTAGATTATGAATGATTTGTATTTTGTTGTTGATGAATGATCTTTTCAAGAGATTGTGAGTGAGTTAAAGTAACTGTGGTAAAAGAGATACGCCAAATTACGGTATAAGGAATTAGATATGGATTTGAAATCAAGTCTTAAAGAGATGAAGTCTGATGGGGATGCAATGAGAATGACTAGGTCTTTGGTGTCAGGTTCTGTGAAACATTGTGAGGTGTATGTTGTTGATGGAGTCGAAGGAGGTAACGAGATTGAAATCACTTCTAGTGACGTTGATTATATGGCAGAGGAAGGTAAGGACAATGGCAGTGGATTGATAAAAGTTAAAGTGAATGCTGAGTAAGAGCCTTCTACTGAAAAAGAGGCATTTGATGATAGTATTGACGATGGTGATCACGAGGATCACTTTGGGTTTTAGGTAGAGGATAATAATCCATAATTAAATATGTTCAAGGGATTCAATGGCCCACTGAATGAAGAGGCTCCTACAGATAGGGTTGCTCCAGGTGATGAAGGTTTAGGGGAGGTTGATGAGAAAATTAGAGACATCCCTGATGGATATGAAACTGTAAATAGTTATGAGGGAAATTCTAATGACATGATAAAGAAGAGGTGGTTGTAATGAACAAAGGAGCAGTAGCAAAAAGGGGAAACATTATAGTGGGGCAAAATGACCAAAAGAGGGCAGAGTTAGTTAGAGAAATTGGACACGTGGAGCAAGGCTCGAATGTACAGGGTGTGAGACGCAGTAGCAGAAGGCGCACTATTAGTAGGAAATGGGAGAATCATGAGCAGGAGATCATTGTGGTATTTGTCTTTCTCCCATTTCTAAATTCTCATCTCTCTTCTCTACCTTCCTTCCCCCTTATAGTCTCTCCTTTCTTCCTTTCGCAGGTTCTAGCAGGGCATCATGGCTGCTACCCCTTTTTATTTACCTCAATAATTCCATTGTTATACCTTCATAATATTGTCTTACTCTTTTTCCTCTCCTACTTATGCTCTGTCACTCAATCCTTATACTTATCAATACAATTTCACTACAATTTTGAGGCATTTACCACTGATTACTTGTCAATTgcattttattataatttctgCACCCTTCCATTTGGTGCTTTCATTGGCCATGGCGGAAAACACTCGCATGAAGACGATGGAAGCGGAATTGAAGCGTTTGTCTCAAATGATAGAAACGGTGGCTGAGGAGAACAGAGCAGAACGTACTCGAGCGCAAGAGGCGACGAATCTGAAATTCGAGACGATTCAGTCATCCCTCACTCAGCTCCTTTCCGATCGGTCCCGACAACACTCCATCTCTCACGAGTCCCCGCTAGGTTCGAACTCTGGAGTTGACAATTACTCGCGTCCTTGGTCACAGCCTCGAAGGGTGAGCTTCGATCTTCCTAAATTTGACGGTAATGATGCGTTGAGTTGGATTTTCTCCGCAGATCAGTATTTTGAATTCTTTAGAGTACCTCCGGAAGAGCAAATCGGCCTCGCTGCGATGCACATGACTGGCTCCGCGATTCCGTGGTTTCAGATGTCACAGCGCTCCGCTCAGTTTCGTTCATGGACGCAGCTCAAGCGTGCTATTGAATTAGAGTTTGGCCCCTCCTTATTTGAGTCTCCCAGGGAGCTTTTGTTCAAGCTGCAACAACAGGGTTCCGTAAGTGACTTTTACGTTGAATTCGTAGCTCTTGCTAATCGAACTCATATCGAACCTGCTGATGCATTACGCGACTGTTTCATTAGCGGTCTCCGGGCCGATATTAGACGTGAGGTAAAATCTCAATGTCCACCTTCACTGATGCGTGCCGTAAGCTTGGCTAGGCTCTATGAAGACAAGTTTTCGACATCTCCGCGAAACGCTCCAGGTCCGGCAACCTCTAAGTCTCCATCACACGACTCCTCTACACCTGTGCGTACCTTTCAACGGAATAGCTTGCCTCCCTTGCTTCCTACACCATCTCAGAAGCCATCTCTCCCACCACCTAGGAATCCCATTCGCCATTTGTCTCCGGCAGAAATTCAGAGTAAACGAGAGAAAGGTCTTTGTTATTGGTGTGATGACAAATTCACAGCTGCTCATAAGTGCTCAAATCGGCAATTCATGCTTATGCAAGTTGAGAATGATGAGGTAGATGTAGTAGTGAATAGTGAGGACATAGTTGTGTCTGAAGGAGAAAATTTACAACAGCTGGATGCAGAGGTGATAGACCATCATCTCTCTTACAATGCCATGCATGGTGCATCGGGCCACTCCACTATTCGAATCAAAGCTCACATTGGTGAGCTAGAAATCCAAGCACTCATTGATGGTGGGAGCTCCGATTGCTTCATCCAGCCGCGGATTGCAAAATTTTTGAATCTCTCCATTGAGCCAGCTCCGGGAGTCCAAGTTGTAGTGGGAAATTTTGACATTATGCAGGTTGAAGGTCGCATCCCTTTACTAGAAGTGACATTACAGGGTTATAAGGTGCTGGTCCCTGATGTATTTGTTTTAAATGTTGCTGGTGGTGATCTCGTCATTGGAACCACTTGGTTGAAACGATTGAGAGCCCATATTGTGGACTATGAAGCAGCTTATATTCGATTCATGCATGAGGGTAGTTTGATTACGGTACATGGGGAGAAGACCAATGCTATAGCCCAGGCAGAATTCCACCACATCCGGAGACTTATGCATACCAATTCTATTGCTGAGGCTTTCACATTGCAGCTGCAGCCTCATGTTGAAGTTGCTCATTCTTCCTTGACTCTATCTGACGACATACACCCGGAAGTGGTGAAATTGCTGCACTCTTATGCAGGGGTGTTTGCGCAACCTTCAGGCCTACCACCACAGCGCCGTCATGATCACTGTATTCCTTTAATCAAGGGTGCTGACCCTGTTAAGGTTAGACCCTACCGCTACCCTCACAGTCAAAAAGCACAGATAGAATTCATGGTCCAACAAATGCTTGATGACGGGATTATTCAACCAAGCCGGAGTCCCTTTTCCTCTCCAATATTACTAGTCAAAAAGAAAGATGGTACTTGGCGCTTCTGTACGGACTATAGAGCGTTAAACAATATCACCGTTAAGGATTGTTTTCCAATTCCTACGGTTGATGAATTACTTGATGAGCTGTTTGGCGCCTCCATTTTCTCCAAGCTTGATCTTCGTTCGGGTTACCACCAAATTCTGGTCAGCCCTGAGGATAGATACAAAACTGCTTTCCGCACTCACCAAGGCCTTTACGAATGGCTGGTCATGCCATTTGGCCTCACTAACGCCCCAGCAACGTTCCAGAACTTGATGAATGATGTGTTCCGACCTTACTTGCGTAAATTTGTGTTGGTTTTTTTCGATGACATCCTTGTTTATAGCCCTTCCTTTACTTTACATTTACAGCACTTAGAGACTGTGTTAAAGTTACTGCAACAGGAATGCCTTTTTGCTAAGCTCTCAAAGTGCTCTTTTGGAACCAGTGAAATTGATTATTTAGGGCATACTATCTCAGACAGTGGCGTTCACATGGAGAAAGCCAAGGTTCAAGCTATTATGGAGTGGCCTCAACCAACCAATGTGAAACAACTAAGAGGATTTTTGGGTTTAACCGGGTACTATCGTCGATTCATTCGTCACTATGCCTCCATAGCTAGTCCTCTTACTGATTGACTGCGTAAAGATGCCTTTGCTTGGGATGATGGAGCCACACTAGCTTTTAATAAATTGAAGGCTGCCATTACATCCAAACCTGTTTTAGCTCTTCCAAATTTTGAGCTACCCTTTGAAGTTGAGACTGACGCCTCAGGGACAGGGGTTGGTGCTGTATTGATTCAAGAAAAGCATCCTATAGCCTTCTTCTCAAAGAAATTGTCTCCTTCGCTACAGAAACAATCAGCTTATGTTAGGGAATTCTATGCAATTACGGAAGCTGTAGCAAAGTTTCGGCATTATTTGCTGGGAAAAAAATTCATCATTCGTACTGACCAGCAGAGTTTGAAGGCATTGGTTGATCAAACTCTGCATACGCCTGAGCAACAAAAGTGGCTTCACAAGCTTCTGGGGTATGATTATGAGATACAGTACAAACCGGGGCAGGAAAATGCAGTTGCTGATGCCCTGTCACGATGTTTTTTTGCAGCTTGGTCTCGTCCCAAGGCTGAATGGATGGGGACTCTTAAATCAGAAATTGAGGCAGATGCACAATTACAAGAATTGTGGCAACAATGCGTTCAAAACAGGCAGGTTGATCCACACTATACGGTCCGAAATGGTATTCTATTATGGAAAGATAGAGTAGTGCTTCCAGTAAACAGCAGCCTCATTCCTCTTATCCTTCATGAGCACCATGATAGTCCGGGCGGGGGACATTCTGGTATCGCTAAAACTCTTGATCGGATCCGTTCCTCATTCTACTGGCCAAATATGCATAAGGACACTCGAAAGTATGTCCAGAATTGCGTGATATGTCAGCAAGCTAAGGCTGAAACTACCAAGCCAGCAGGACTGTTGCAGCCCCTCCCTATTCCCCACCAGGTATGGGATGACATCTGCATGGACTTTATTACATCCTTACCTCCTTCTCATGGATACTCGGTGATCATGGTTGTGATTGACAGACTCACCAAATTCGCACATTTCATTGCTCTGCGTCGTGATTTTGATAGCAAGACAGTTTCCGATGCCTTCATCAAGCACATTGTTAAACTCCATGGTTTTCCCAAGTCGATCGTCTCTGATCGTGATAAAGTGTTTATTAGTAAATTTTGGCAGCAGTTGTTCCACGCTCAAGGAACCACTTTAGCGATGAGCTCAGCCTATCACCCGCAAACGGACGGCCAAAGTGAAGTCTTGAATAAGACTTTAGAAATGTACCTTCGTTGCTTTTGTTTTGAGAATCCCAAGCGTTGGCTTGACATGCTTCCATGGGCACAATTTTGGTACAATTCCACTTATCACAACAGCATAAAGATGCCCCCTTTCAAAGCTCTATACGGACGTGACCCTCCTTCCTTGGTCAGATATGAAATTTCTGCAGGGGATGAACTTCCATTACAGGAACTATTGTTAGGTCGGGATAAGTTGATTGAGCAACTTAAATCTACCTTATTACGCTCTCAACAATTCATGAAGACTCAAGCTGACAAGCATCGGCGATTCATCGAATTTGAAGAAGGAGACTTAGTATTGGTTAAGCTCCAGCCATACAGGCAGCACTCGGTTGCATTACGTCGGAGCCAAAAGTTGGGAATGCGTTATTTTGGGCCCTTTCCCATCTGCAGAAAGCTGAGTTCAGTAGCTTACCGCCTAGAGTTACCAGCCGAGGCCAAAATCCACAATGTGTTTCATATTTCTGCCCTCAAGAAATTCAGGGGCGAGAAACAGGAGCAATACTTGCCACTGCCACTCCGGTCGAGTGAAGAAGGCCCTATCCTTAGTCCGCATACCATTGTGAACCGCCGAGTCATCTTGAAAAATGGCCAAGAAGTGCAGCAATTACAGATACAATGGGGACAAGGTACAGGTGCAGAGAGGACATGGGAGGATGCAGCAGAATTCCTCCAAGCTTACCCAGATTTCAACCTTGAGGACAAGGTTGAAGTTGAAGAGCGGGGTAATGTAATGAACAAAGGAGCAGTAGCAAAAAGGGGAAACATTATAGTGGGGCAAAATGACCAAAAGAGGGCAGAGTTAGTTAGAGAAATTGGACACGTGGAGCAAGGCTCGAATGTACAGGGTGTGAGACGCAGTAGCAGAAGGCGCACTATTAGTAGGAAATGGGAGAATCATGAGCAGGAGATCATTGTGGTATTTGTCTTTCTCCCATTTCTAAATTCTCATCTCTCTTCTCTACCTTCCTTCCCTCTTATAGTCTCTCCTTTCTTCCTTTCGCAGGTTCTAGCAGGGCATCATGGC is a window from the Arachis stenosperma cultivar V10309 chromosome 3, arast.V10309.gnm1.PFL2, whole genome shotgun sequence genome containing:
- the LOC130966133 gene encoding uncharacterized protein LOC130966133, producing MAITPSSSESHTPTPKTILQPPSQPSLPPPQTPAENTECVKCDSCGFSEDCTPAYITRLRHRYQGRWLCGLCIEAVKEESMRSERDISTEEALNRHMKVCTQFRTLLSVPSLHETEHPISALGRVILRRMDSSPRRHLRSNSVGSMHPVNAVGPSSSLLRTGSCFPSLSR
- the LOC130966135 gene encoding uncharacterized protein LOC130966135, with translation MAENTRMKTMEAELKRLSQMIETVAEENRAERTRAQEATNLKFETIQSSLTQLLSDRSRQHSISHESPLGSNSGVDNYSRPWSQPRRVSFDLPKFDGNDALSWIFSADQYFEFFRVPPEEQIGLAAMHMTGSAIPWFQMSQRSAQFRSWTQLKRAIELEFGPSLFESPRELLFKLQQQGSVSDFYVEFVALANRTHIEPADALRDCFISGLRADIRREVKSQCPPSLMRAVSLARLYEDKFSTSPRNAPGPATSKSPSHDSSTPVRTFQRNSLPPLLPTPSQKPSLPPPRNPIRHLSPAEIQSKREKGLCYWCDDKFTAAHKCSNRQFMLMQVENDEVDVVVNSEDIVVSEGENLQQLDAEVIDHHLSYNAMHGASGHSTIRIKAHIGELEIQALIDGGSSDCFIQPRIAKFLNLSIEPAPGVQVVVGNFDIMQVEGRIPLLEVTLQGYKVLVPDVFVLNVAGGDLVIGTTWLKRLRAHIVDYEAAYIRFMHEGSLITVHGEKTNAIAQAEFHHIRRLMHTNSIAEAFTLQLQPHVEVAHSSLTLSDDIHPEVVKLLHSYAGVFAQPSGLPPQRRHDHCIPLIKGADPVKVRPYRYPHSQKAQIEFMVQQMLDDGIIQPSRSPFSSPILLVKKKDGTWRFCTDYRALNNITVKDCFPIPTVDELLDELFGASIFSKLDLRSGYHQILVSPEDRYKTAFRTHQGLYEWLVMPFGLTNAPATFQNLMNDVFRPYLRKFVLVFFDDILVYSPSFTLHLQHLETVLKLLQQECLFAKLSKCSFGTSEIDYLGHTISDSGVHMEKAKVQAIMEWPQPTNVKQLRGFLGLTGYYRRFIRHYASIATLPNFELPFEVETDASGTGVGAVLIQEKHPIAFFSKKLSPSLQKQSAYVREFYAITEAVAKFRHYLLGKKFIIRTDQQSLKALVDQTLHTPEQQKWLHKLLGYDYEIQYKPGQENAVADALSRCFFAAWSRPKAEWMGTLKSEIEADAQLQELWQQCVQNRQVDPHYTVRNGILLWKDRVVLPVNSSLIPLILHEHHDSPGGGHSGIAKTLDRIRSSFYWPNMHKDTRKYVQNCVICQQAKAETTKPAGLLQPLPIPHQVWDDICMDFITSLPPSHGYSVIMVVIDRLTKFAHFIALRRDFDSKTVSDAFIKHIVKLHGFPKSIVSDRDKVFISKFWQQLFHAQGTTLAMSSAYHPQTDGQSEVLNKTLEMYLRCFCFENPKRWLDMLPWAQFWYNSTYHNSIKMPPFKALYGRDPPSLVRYEISAGDELPLQELLLGRDKLIEQLKSTLLRSQQFMKTQADKHRRFIEFEEGDLVLVKLQPYRQHSVALRRSQKLGMRYFGPFPICRKLSSVAYRLELPAEAKIHNVFHISALKKFRGEKQEQYLPLPLRSSEEGPILSPHTIVNRRVILKNGQEVQQLQIQWGQGTGAERTWEDAAEFLQAYPDFNLEDKVEVEERGNVMNKGAVAKRGNIIVGQNDQKRAELVREIGHVEQGSNVQGVRRSSRRRTISRKWENHEQEIIVQELLKLKAHKDLMLLLEIELVLLLISRVVRGKGRGRVVETSRGRDRGRATPASQPAPITIPQSQPTNAPIPPSRPLNTLATPFQSAFITASPSHPLPKPKVFGMRRSRRLKLGIRKATSQPPEHIDLTFD